The genomic DNA CTTGACACTTGTTGAGTGTTCAGCGtcacttatagaaacttctgGAAGCTCTCAACATTTTCTAGGGTTAGATCGGTGTGCTGTTTTATACAAGTGTTAAAAGTATTAGTGGATCCCTTAGAAAGCCCAATGCAATGAGAAGTCCATTAGTCTATGTTATTAGGATTTTATCAAAtagaaatatacatataatttgtgtttagaacataaaaatgtatattgttCTTAAATTTGCTATTTGGAGATCAACTTTTATTATATACCAATTAAATATTTACTGAGTTTGGTATTCTTCACTTAAATTTTCCTCTTTTAGTTTCTTTGCACAATAAAGATCTTCATAAAGTATATAATTTCTTACTTCATAAGCATGAATCTATCTTACCTAGATACGTATTCAAAGACAGGCCAAAAAACTACATAGCTAGCTAggattatttcttctttttaaaaaaaattatgttttttttttttttttgacaataaaaaattatgtttttataaacaTGAATGGAGCTTCCAAATCGTTCGATTATGCCTTTTTTTGTTGTACGATAAGATCATAGGGGTCAGTTTATAAAAACCATGGTTCGAACCTGGAGAAATCAACCCatcaaactaaagaaaataaataatattcgCAAACATAGTTAGGTTAAACCCCAAAAGTTGGTGTAGTGTAAGTAGCAAACTTGAGTTCCCCCATACACTTCTATTCACTTGTTAGGCCATTGAACAGCTTCATAAAACAGAATCTCTCCCATACACTTCTATTCACTTGTTAGGCCATTGAACAGCTTCATAAAACAGAATCTCTGGACGAACCTTCCTTTCCCCACAGAATCTGGCAACACTCTCCCAGTTACCAACAACCTATACCACACATATCAATAATGTCTTAACCCAACAAAGTTCACAATCCAGCTCAAGAAAGNNNNNNNNNNNNNNNNNNNNNNNNNNNNNNNNNNNNNNNNNNNNNNNNNNNNNNNNNNNNNNNNNNNNNNNNNNNNNNNNNNNNNNNNNNNNNNNNNNNNNNNNNNNNNNNNNNNNNNNNNNNNNNNNNNNNNNNNNNNNNNNNNNNNNNNNNNNNNNNNNNNNNNNNNNNNNNNNNNNNNNNNNNNNNNNNNNNNNNNNNNNNNNNNNNNNNNNNNNNNNNNNNNNNNNNNNNNNNNNNNNNNNNNNNNNNNNNNNNNNNNNNNNNNNNNNNNNNNNNNNNNNNNNNNNNNNNNNNNNNNNNNNNNNNNNNNNNNNNNNNNNNNNNNNNNNNNNNNNNNNNNNNNNNNNNNNNNNNNNNNNNNNNNNNNNNNNNNNNNNNNNNNNNNNNNNNNNNNNNNNNNNNNNNNNNNNNNNNNNNNNNNNNNNNNNNNNNNNNNNNNNNNNTAAATTTTCCTCTTTTAGTTTCTTTGCACAATAAAGATCTTCATAAAGTATATAATTTCTTACTTCATAAGCATGAATCTATCTTACCTAGATACGTATTCAAAGACAGGCCAAAAAACTACATAGCTAGCTAggattatttcttctttttaaaaaaaattatgttttttttttttttttgacaataaaaaattatgtttttataaacaTGAATGGAGCTTCCAAATCGTTCGATTATGCCTTTTTTTGTTGTACGATAAGATCATAGGGGTCAGTTTATAAAAACCATGGTTCGAACCTGGAGAAATCAACCCatcaaactaaagaaaataaataatattcgCAAACATAGTTAGGTTAAACCCCAAAAGTTGGTGTAGTGTAAGTAGCAAACTTGAGTTCCCCCATACACTTCTATTCACTTGTTAGGCCATTGAACAGCTTCATAAAACAGAATCTCTCCCATACACTTCTATTCACTTGTTAGGCCATTGAACAGCTTCATAAAACAGAATCTCTGGACGAACCTTCCTTTCCCCACAGAATCTGGCAACACTCTCCCAGTTACCAACAACCTATACCACACATATCAATAATGTCTTAACCCAACAAAGTTCACAATCCAGCTCAAGAAAGACAAAGGCTACTGTTTCATCTTACCTCTTCTATTTTAGCTTCATGTGTGAGACTGACCCACCGGTTCCTTTTATTAGCCATgcaaatgtatttttcttctttaccacAACCAATCTGCATTCCATATTCTAAGACTGTAACAGACAAGATATACAGAAGAACAATAGCGCAAACATATGTGACCCGGTTTAAGATTTTACCATTGAAACAAGCCGGTACTTGGTGTTTGGTTCTAAGCCTTCATATAGCCTGCTGATATCTATCTCCCACTCCAAAGACTTTGTTGTTTCAGatatttctttttcagtttCATTCTTCTCCCATTCCAGCACTAATGTTGCAAACCCATAAAAACAGCAAACTATTTGATCATTCCACAATAAATAAAACGAGTAGATACACAATCATGGTCAAAACTTACCAATTGCAAAGATAGGTGGGCATCTACTGATAGTGTGGTGGACAAAGTTTGTCTCTCCACAGCCTCCTGTTCTAACATCACATATCATTTTATCTTCCATGCGGATCATTTTAAGGATATCTTCAAACTTTCTATTCCCAAGAGCACTCTGCATATACAAAAACCACAGAGCATAATCACATAGCAGGATTTTTAAGTGCCAGTTTctgtagaaaagaaaaatatggaaaaaatgaaacataCCTTTAAGTCTCTGATAGAATCAGCAGGCATAACGATTCCATAAGAACTTTTCTCTGGATGATTTGGCTTCCTTCTGCATTTTTTACAACTCATTCTTTCATATACCTCCAACGTAAAAAGGCGAGTTACCAAGCTTTCTCCTTCGTGAATTTTCCACCAATGACAAAACTCGAGGATGGCGACGAGTACCTCAGCACCATCACTTGACTGAAAtgagttaaagaaaaaaacgaatgaCATTAAAGACAACATTCAGGcctatgtataataataataataataaaacttagAAGCTTATGTTTATCTGCACAAACCAGGGAATGAAATTCTTCTTCTAGGGAAGCAAGCAAGTTGGACAGTAAGTGCCTATAGAGTTCCTCTTCTTTTATCTGCTCCGAGACAAACGCAGAAAAGAAACTTCGTAGTGCAGACGGAACTTGGTTGTCGGAAAATGGTTGCCGATTGTGCACCAAATCTTCTTTAAGAACTTTAATGTTACAGAGGGACTGcagtagccaaaaaaaaaaaaacatcaaagataAGTTAGTAAAGAGATAATAACAGAAAATTAGAATGAGCTGAATCAGAACAAGAGAGTTTAggttttgaattatttttgttgttgacttTACCTTCAGTATCATGTCAAGAGCTGAATTGTATCTGGATACAGCTTTGCCATGTACCGACTCCAAATTCTTAGACAGTGAACCTTCTCCATGAATATCTTCAAGATGGCAGTTAAGGAAATAAGAATCATACATTTAATACATctaaaaacagtttttaaaatattcgtCAATTGAGAAGGTCTTTTGAAACCAGGGTCACCTTTAGTAGCTTCGTCTTGATTGGATGAAATTTCAGATTGACCCTTTTCACGAGTATCGTCTGGTTCCATAGGATCTTCTTCTGCCCTGTTTAGTGAAGTAACTCTCGGTTCAAGGTTGACATACGATTCGCTAGACATAGGTCAGAAAACGTTTTGTGTGATGAAGCACTGAAGCACAGAAGCCTATGGTTTGAGAAAACCCTCCTCATAAAATAAACAACACTATATATATANGGACAGTAAGTGCCTATAGAGTTCCTCTTCTTTTATCTGCTCCGAGACAAACGCAGAAAAGAAACTACGTAGTGCAGACGGAACTTGGTTGTCAGAAAATGGTTGCCGATTGTGCACCAAATCTTCTTTAAGAACTTTAATGTTACAGAGGGACTGcagtagccaaaaaaaaaaaaaaaatcaaagataagtTAGTAAAGAGATAATAACAGAAAATTAGAATGAGctgaatcagaagaagagagtttaggttttgaattatttttgttgttgacttTACCTTCAGTATCATGTCAAGAGCTGAATTGTATCTGGATACAGCTTTTTTGCCATGTACCGACTCCAAATTTTTAGACAGTGAACCTTCTCCATGAATATCTTCAAGATGGCAGTTAAGGAAATAAGAATCATACATTTAATACATctaaaaacagtttttaaaatattcgtCAATTGAGAAGGTCTTTTGAAACCAGGGTCACCTTTAGTAGCTTCGTCTTGATTGGATGAAATTTCAGATTGACCCTTTTCACGAGTATCGTCTGGTTCCATAGGATCTTCTTCTGCGCTGTTTAGTCCCGGTTCAAGGTTGACATACGATTCGCTAGACATAGGTCAGAAAACGTTTTGTGTGATGAAGCACATAAGCCTATGGTTTGAGAATATATACCCTCCTCATAAAATAAACAacactattaaaaaaaacacaaaaaacctAGAACAgataattacaaattaaaaaaaaatcttaatataaaaaaaaagaagataattacTAGAACAGATAATTACAAATTAGAAGAATTATTCTAAGTCTACGCTCATGATAAAACGTGGATGGAAACAAGGCAAAAGTAATAACctacaaaaattttaagaacGTGCCAAAAAAGTCTTAAGAAACCAAATTGCTCATTTAGAAGAGAGGTACTTACTGTTCGACATTCTGATCAAGAAGACTAGACATGCTTGTTGAAGTTCTCTGTTATGCCATGAAGACCATTCATTCATATTCGTAGAACTGAGTAACCAAATATTCATGGAAGCAAATAGAGAATTTAGACCATCAACGACCTtgttgcttttttgttttttcttctttgacgctgacttcttctccttctcttgttttttctcGGGTAAAGGTTCTGGAAGTGCTTTGACATCCATATCTACAATTCCATCTAATTCTTCCTAGAAGAAGAtacatacatttaaaaaaataaggtacTTTCAAACAGAAAATTAAAGGGAAGATGAAGGCTCTTTGTATAAAGCCAAAGTTACCAACCAACCTCCAAGAAGCGTTTCAGTGGTTTAAGGATATACGAGCGGTAGTCAAAAACAGAAAGTCCGACAAGGCTGTTAAGCAAATTAATCCTCGAGTTTTCaaccaacaaaatctttgaatccATTAGCGGAACCTGCAAGTCAATAGATACATTACGGTGACAacttctgttatttttttatgtccTTAAGTTAAATCCAGACCACAATTTAACCTTTTTGGTGACCAGAGATTTCAGATGCTTAATGGACTTCAATACTATATGATCACTGATACGTTTATGCCCATGTATATGATTCAGGCAATCTACTAGATCGACACAATCAAATGTCGGCTCCAATGCTCCTTCGAGAACATCTCGTACTGCACACAAGAACATTTTTGTAGTGAGAGAATTTCCAGCGTCTCTCCTTATATATTCTTCACATTTATTGCATAGAAGAGATGCATAAATGTTCCTCTGATCTTCCGGaatattccttcttctttcatcGTCGCGTGTACATAAGTTCTTGGCGTCAGTAAGAGCTGCATCATAAcatatcattttcattttcttctcataTTTGGTCCCCAAAGTCCTACACGTGAATTGAACAGCTCTCAGAACAGCCACCCAAATATCAAGATTATGTGTCCTGATAGGTCTGGGAAATCTAAAACTCTCATCTCCTGAAGAATAGTCTGCTAACCAAGATAAGATATCATCTCTATGAACTTGTGCTTTGGCATAGTGAGCACTGGGATCAAAAACATTGACTGTCCCTTCATTATCAAATCGAGCCAGCTCGCATTTCAGCAGTCTCTTATCCAGAAGTAGAAATGTAAACTGGGGATCAAAGTCGATCTTTTCTCTAACTCGGGTACCATCCCAGAAACTGTCCCCTGCTCTGCGAACCAGATCTGTGCCATCATCCCTTTCACCTTCGATGTTTTTTAGAAAGTGCAGGATGTGACTGAGTTCATTACATTCCAGAAAGCAGATACTCTGAGGTGTTTCAACTAGACGACACTCGGTAATAATGGTATGCTCAGAAACTTCGAACTGTGCAAGATACTTAACCACAAACTGAATCATCCAGTCTCGAATGCTACAAGACAGAATTTTACGCTCCCAAAACGACACAAGGAGCAATTGGATTTCCTCGAGTAATTGACTGCGCTCTTCGTCTACAACTAAAGGCCAGTCTTTGGACCATCCATTCTCATAAGCAAACGCTTTCACATCTTGGAGTCGATTCTTAATCATTTCAACGGCAGCTACTGCATCCACTGGTTCCCAGTCTCCAACTGATATCTTACGAGCCCAGACTTTACTTATCGTCTGGGCCATATCCTTTGTCGAAGAAGGTTTAAATTCAGCAGCATGTTCTTGTCCAATGTGATTCTTACACTCCTCAGGACTAGAGAACTTGTTCGAACAAGTTCGACACATCCAAAATGTCCATTTTCTGTTTTCCCTGGCAGAAGTAAGAACTTGCTCCAAAGCATCTCGTCCCTCTTTGCCATACATTGCCTCGACGAAACTTATAAACTTTGCAGTGCTTACTTTCAGAAAGTTCCTTTTGAACTCATCACTCAAACCCATCCAACACGACCTCAGTTTCGggtctatatttttctttgactcCCTCGCTTTTGGTTCGCTTCTTTCTACAGAACCAACTAGAGTCTTGTTAGCTCCTGCGATCCTTGACTCTGCATCTCTGAGTATTCTTTCGATATCCTTTTGACTATTCTGctctttcaaattcaattcacGAAAATTAGCCANCTTGTCCAATGTGATTCTTACACTCGTCAGGACTAGAGAACTTCTTCGAACAAGTTCGACACATCCAAAATGTCCATTTTCTGTTTTCCCTGGCAGAAGTAAGAACTTGCTCCAAAGCATATCGTCCCTCTTTGCCATACATTGCCTCGACGAAACTTATAAACTTTGCAGTGCTTACTTTCAGAAAGTTTATTTTGAACTCATCACTCAAACCCATCCAACACGACCTCAGTTTCGGGTCTATATCTTTCTTTGACTCCCTCGCTTTTGGTTGGCTTCTTTCTACAGAACCAACTAGAGTCTTCTTAGCTCCAGCGATCCTTGACTCTGCATCTCTGAGTATTCTTTCGATATCCTTTTGACTATTCTGctctttcaaattcaattcacGAAAATTAGCCAAAACAGATAAATACTCTTTTGCTTTCTCAACAGATTTCTTGTAATACAATGAAGATCCAAGATGTTGTCCCTATTCAAAGAGTGAAACAGCACAAAACGATGAGAGCCCTTCACTTACGGAGAAGCATTCTACAGAACCCAACAAAAACGTGAACTTCACGTCACAGTGCTCTGCTCTTATCGCTTGTGCCCTGAAGATGGTACCTTGCTGGAAAAGAAGCAATTCTGAGACCTTTTCTTTCCCTTGTTCCAAAATCGAGTCTTCAGTTACCTCCATGGCCTTGATATGATCTCCTTGAGCAAAGTAACTCTCATCAAATCCACAATCTTTCAGAGAAGGAGGTTTCATGTTAGGGGGGAAGAGTAACGATTCTCTCAAAGCTTCTTCTTGCGCTTTCttgatctcttttattttatttttttgcttctaattgtgtgagagagaaaacaaagtgaCTAGACGCGGGAAAATCGATTGTTTATGTATCACTTTATCACGTGACAAGGCTTGGAAATTAAAACACCATCATTGAGGAATTGTGTCGAACACGTTGTGAGCATTTCTCGCGTGGACTGCTTTTGTTGTAAATACTGAACAATataaacatgcaaaaaaaaaacccaaaaaaaatcgaGTGAGTTTTCGAATTCGGGAGCGATTCTTCATGTTTTGGATCAGAGATGGACGTGGAGTGATCGAAATTGGTATATATCTTTTGAGTGTTTTTTGGCTTTTGAGAGATTCGTAGAAAGGAAAGTGGTTCaaatgttttgagttttgttgacTCTACCGGTTGAGTTGTACCGGTTCcaaagtttttaataaaaaaaaaaaaaacaactcaagTTTAAGAAATGGATAGTGCCCTGCCCACCAAGTGTTCGACAAAAGTTCGCAATACCGTAGGAGACGACGATACACTCGTGGGAAGAGTTTTCGCGCTCAATTCTTAATAGAACACGTGACCCTCACGTGAACAAAACCCAACTGACTCTGTTGACCTTTATGGGAAGAAGagttttcactttcttcttcttcttcttaattcttCTCTTCGACGCTTCCcacatttttctctttctttctcggGAAAATTCAGAAAGAAAAGCTCCATTGTTGTATCTCTCTATAGGTAACTAAAGAACGTTTTGCTTTCAAGAAGATGGATCCATCAGCGGTTCAAGAAGTGAAGAAACCTGATCAGTAAGTAGTCAAATCTCATCCTCCAGAGTATCTTTATGACTTAGCTCTTCTCTTCGTCTCCTTGCTAAGTGCTTATCTATCATTCAGATATCTCTCAGCCTCAAAGACAACGCCACTTCTGTATGAAGAGAAGAAACTCAACGCCACTTCTGTATCCGCTCTTGATATGATACTCGAGGTTTTAATTTTGCACAATTTAACAACCGCCTGAAAAtctattattatttgatttttatggttttatgaATGTGATTTGTGCAGTCTCTTTGGAAGATTAGGTTTTTCTTTAACGCTTATTGGTTGGATTATGTTGAATCTGCTCCCCCAAAGGAGATACTTCGTACTTTCCTACTCAACAATCTCAGTCTCACTCATTCTCTGGTCTCTCCTCTCATCTTTTGAAACCTTTTGTGACTTATGTGTGTTGTTAATTACTTCTTTCTCAAGCTTCATATGTTCTTGTTGTTTACTATACTCTTCAGGAATCAAACGATGTTCTTAAACTGTTTCTAAACATCTTGGAGCTTCTTCCTCGCTGTTATTCACACTTTGAAGTTGATGAAGTGGCCACAACCATTTGCATTAGATGCAAGATGAATATGGCGTATTCTCGTCAACGTTCTTATGGCATCATCGTCAATGCTGATTCACTAAGAGTTTACAACGTACGTACGCAAGTCATTTTCTTCCTTATGTTTTAAGTACTGAAAGTGAAACAGAGTCACTTCTTTCATGAGACTGATGCtagaaactttttttggttaatcaCAGTCTGTATTCGTGATTAATGCATTTGAGACTACCCTTAAGATCATCAGGCTCAACGTTAAGATGCTTTGCGACAAGGAAGGATGTGGGAAACGAAACTATGTTCAACGTATGATAAACAATCTCCCAACTGTTTTCACAATTGGTAAGCTTATATATGATAGCTATGGAGTTAGTTGGTTAGTAGTATTAACAAGAAAATGCACTAGTTTTGagcatgttttcttgtgttgttttttaGCACTTCAGTGGGAGAACAATGAGACTAGCATCGATATATTCAGGGCAGCTACTGTTCTAGAAACTGAGATATGTATTAGTGCCATATACAGATACAAATGTGACAGCTTATACACCAAATACCATCTGGTCTCAATGGTAAGGGGCCAAgtatctaaaatttgttttacttcCATTAAGTTTACTATATATTGAAGTACCAGAAACAAATCTAATGTTAATATTTAGGTTTGCTCGCATGGGGATCAATACAACTGTATAGCTTATGAAAACAATAGATGGGTCAGATATTTTGGTTCTGCGATAGAGGTAAAAGCTTTTAGACAATTTTGTAAAAGACAAGCAAGTTACTCTTGATATCTGTGACGTCTGTACCTGAGTGAGGGTATGTTACTTATCCAGGTTATAGGAGACTGGAAGAGTGTTGTCAACAGTTTCCTAACGCACGATATTCGACCCGAGATTCTGTTTTTTGAGAGCGTACGTAAGCTCCTTGGACAGCATACATGCTTATGTTTTTTACCTTTGCTAATGTGTGTCTTCCCAGTTCCACCTACATGAATCGCAGGCTAGACAGAGGGACCAGGTTGTGTCCGGGCAGAGAGATCTGGGAAAATCCAGGAAGATCAGTCCCAGCCAGAACATGGAGATGAATCCATCAGAGGTTCATGAAGTAAGGAAATTCGAAGAAATTGACCAAAAATTAGAACCGTAAGTAGTCAAATATCATCCTTTAATTAAGCCTTTTCCTCTAGAGTATGCTTTAATTATGCTTATCTATCATTCAGAGATCTTTTAGACTCAAACACAGAGGAATCTGAAGAGAAGTTACAGAACGCCACTTCTGTTTCAGCTCTTGATATGATACTCAAGGTTTATTTTTGCAGAACGTAACTAGCCTGAATCTATTTTTTATCATattgtttctttcatttatgtttttaagaATGTGATTTGTGCAGTCTCTGTGGAAGATTAGTGTTTTCTTAAGcaattttttgaggaattataTTCAAGAAGCACAACACAACCTGAAAGATGATGAATCTGTTCTTCCACAAGACATACTTCGTATCTTCCTACTCAAAAATCTCAGTCTCACTACTCATCCTCTGGTCTCTGCTCTCATCTTTTAACCTTTGTGTCTTATGTGTGTTGTTAATTACGTCTTTCTCAAGCTTCATATGTTCTTGTTGTTTACTATACTCTTCAGGAAGCAAACGGTGTTTCTAAGCTGTTTCTAAACATCTTGGAGCTTCTACCTCGCTGGAATTCGCACTTCAAAGTGAACGAAGTGGCGAAAACGAATTGCGTTAGATGCAAGACAGATAGGGCGTATTCT from Camelina sativa cultivar DH55 chromosome 7, Cs, whole genome shotgun sequence includes the following:
- the LOC109125437 gene encoding uncharacterized protein LOC109125437, translated to MEMNPSEVHEVRKFEEIDQKLEPDLLDSNTEESEEKLQNATSVSALDMILKSLWKISVFLSNFLRNYIQEAQHNLKDDESVLPQDILRIFLLKNLSLTTHPLEANGVSKLFLNILELLPRWNSHFKVNEVAKTNCVRCKTDRAYSGECSFGLIINANSLRVFKASHFFHFVFSTEREFLHEIDARNVFG
- the LOC104704603 gene encoding uncharacterized protein LOC104704603, whose amino-acid sequence is MDPSAVQEVKKPDQYLSASKTTPLLYEEKKLNATSVSALDMILESLWKIRFFFNAYWLDYVESAPPKEILRTFLLNNLSLTHSLESNDVLKLFLNILELLPRCYSHFEVDEVATTICIRCKMNMAYSRQRSYGIIVNADSLRVYNSVFVINAFETTLKIIRLNVKMLCDKEGCGKRNYVQRMINNLPTVFTIALQWENNETSIDIFRAATVLETEICISAIYRYKCDSLYTKYHLVSMVCSHGDQYNCIAYENNRWVRYFGSAIEVIGDWKSVVNSFLTHDIRPEILFFESVRKLLGQHTCLCFLPLLMCVFPVPPT